A stretch of DNA from Candidatus Afararchaeum irisae:
AGCGCGAAGTCGGGTTCGGGGTCGGGAGGAAACGCACGGGGCGCGGGTGCGGGTGCGGGAGGCAAGAAGAAGACACGTCTCGTCTCACTTGGCGTCTGGAGACTGCCCGCGGCGGCGGCGTGTGGGTCAGTGGGTCTCGTGGCTCTCGGGCTTCCCATAGGAATACTCGTGAGCTGGCTTCTACGTGACAGTCCGTCGTACGCTTCGTCCCTCGCCTTCGAGGCTTCGTACGCATTCAACTCGGTCTATGTCTCGCTGGGTGCGGCTTTAGTCGCCGGGGTCGCCGCGGTTCCAGTAGCCTATCTCTCGGCGAGAGACGACTCACGGCTGTCGAGTCTGATAGAGAGATCAACCTACATAGGATACGCGACCCCCGGAATTGTCGTGGGTCTCGCTCTCGTCTACCTCGGAGTCCTGTATCTCAGACCTCTCTACCAGACAGTCCCTCTTCTGGTATTCGCGTACGTGGTACGTTTCCTTCCTCAGTCGGTAGGCTCGACGAGGTCTTCGGTTCTACAGGTCAACTCGAGCCTCCCCGAGGCGGCGAGAAGTCTCGGGAGGTCGAAGCTCGGAGCTTTCCTGTCTGTGACACTTCCTCTGATCGCCCCGGGAGTCCTGGGAGGTGCCGCACTCGTCTTCCTGACGACTATGAAGGAGCTACCCGCGACCCTGATGCTGAGACCCACGGGGTTCAAGACCCTGGCGACACATATATGGACTGTGCAGGTTCAGGGGTACTACGGATACGCAGCAGTCTCAGCTCTCATACTCGTCTTAATCTCAGGAGTTTCTATGATTGTAATGATATCACAGGAGGGATACGATGTCGAATAGAGGAAAACAGTACGGAAGTAACGGCAGAGAGACAAGGGGAGGTCATGGAGACGCCGAGACCGACTCGATAGAGATAGGTAAGACAGTACTCGAACTCGACGGTGTCTACAAGGAGTACGGAGACACTGTAGCCGTCGACGGTCTGACGCTGTCGGTACACGAGGGAGAGTTACTCACGCTCGTGGGACCGAGTGGTGGGGGTAAGACGACAACGCTGCGTCTGATAGCAGGCTTAGAAGAGCCCGACTCAGGAGAGGTACGTGCTGGGGGCGAGGTCGTAGCCAACCCCGAGAAAGGCGTCTTCGCGGAGCCCGACGAGAGGGAGGTGGGGATAGTCTTCCAGGACTTCGCCCTCTTCCCCCATATGACTGCGGAGGAGAACATAGAGTTCGGTCTCGACGGTGTTTCTGACGACGAGAAGGAGAAGAAAGTCGACAGAATGCTCGAACTCGTGGGTCTCGAAGACGAGAGACACAGTACGCCCGACGAGTTATCGGGAGGTCAGAAACAACGTATCGCACTCGCAAGGTCGCTTGCCCCCGAGCCCGACATACTCCTCTTAGACGAGCCTTTCTCGAACCTCGACGTCGGACTCAGGGTCGAGATGCGCGAGGAGGTCAGGAGGATTCTGAAGGAGGCGGGCGTCACGGGAGTATCGGTGACACACGACCAGGAGGAGGCACTCTCGATAAGCGACAGGATAGGCGTGATGGAGGAAGGAGACATAGCACAGGTCGGACGTCCTGAGGAGGTCTTCCAGAACCCCGAGTCGAGGTTCGTAGCGGGATTCTTAGGACACGCTAGCTTCATATCCGGAACCGTAGGAGACGGATCTGTCTCGACACAGATAGGCGAGATAGACCTAGACGTGATAGAAGGGCTGACCTCGGAGTACGAAGGTGCGGAGGTCGACGTCCTCGTACGTCCCGACGACGT
This window harbors:
- a CDS encoding iron ABC transporter permease, with product MEHDDEAQVRRGHRRRDTASSLIRHGLLSDGSAGLKAVSLIIGILVVSPLVWLVVRASEVEYSRAVDLVLSASTLGVFLNSIGLVFGVTVLSVLIGVPAAFLTVRTDVPFRRLWTVVLSLPLVVPSYIGAFAFVSASSPRGFFGWIPTPYGFVGAVVVLTLYTYPYVYITTRASLKSFDTSLVDAARTLNASKWEAFRKVTVPHILPAVGAGSLLVALYALSDFGTPAIMRFDSFTRVIYNEYNAMGRNFAALLSVQLLLVTFVILGAESYLSAKSGSGSGGNARGAGAGAGGKKKTRLVSLGVWRLPAAAACGSVGLVALGLPIGILVSWLLRDSPSYASSLAFEASYAFNSVYVSLGAALVAGVAAVPVAYLSARDDSRLSSLIERSTYIGYATPGIVVGLALVYLGVLYLRPLYQTVPLLVFAYVVRFLPQSVGSTRSSVLQVNSSLPEAARSLGRSKLGAFLSVTLPLIAPGVLGGAALVFLTTMKELPATLMLRPTGFKTLATHIWTVQVQGYYGYAAVSALILVLISGVSMIVMISQEGYDVE
- a CDS encoding ABC transporter ATP-binding protein, translating into MSNRGKQYGSNGRETRGGHGDAETDSIEIGKTVLELDGVYKEYGDTVAVDGLTLSVHEGELLTLVGPSGGGKTTTLRLIAGLEEPDSGEVRAGGEVVANPEKGVFAEPDEREVGIVFQDFALFPHMTAEENIEFGLDGVSDDEKEKKVDRMLELVGLEDERHSTPDELSGGQKQRIALARSLAPEPDILLLDEPFSNLDVGLRVEMREEVRRILKEAGVTGVSVTHDQEEALSISDRIGVMEEGDIAQVGRPEEVFQNPESRFVAGFLGHASFISGTVGDGSVSTQIGEIDLDVIEGLTSEYEGAEVDVLVRPDDVMAVTPDSDYDHDPNSSSETDPDSHDAHGEIVYRQYNGPTFIYRVELENGDKIRCMHNHADDFDLGSEVDIKLISDHPLTWYPRDDSGEDGDSE